Proteins found in one Zonotrichia leucophrys gambelii isolate GWCS_2022_RI chromosome 28, RI_Zleu_2.0, whole genome shotgun sequence genomic segment:
- the LOC135458887 gene encoding perilipin-3-like isoform X3 produces the protein MDAACEAKEAVADKVTEAVDLTKNVVGDSVKLTRSVVSSTVSSAVEAAQGAKELVTSKVTEAVDVTKHMVEDSVDRTKSAVASTIVNAVEAAQGAKELVTSKVTEAVDLSKHLVEDSVDRTKSAVSSTITAAVGAAQGAKELVTNKVTDAVDKVTKAVDVTKHMVEDSVDMTKSAVASTIVSAVEAAQGAKELVTDKVTKAVDLSKHIVEDSVDLTKSAVASTIVNAVEAAQGAKELVASKVTEAVDVTKHTVEDSIDRTKSAVASTITAAVGAAQGAKDLVANKVTEAVDLTKGAVQDSVEKTKSVVTSTVSTALDAAYGTITSKINTALEQGREVLQEGVEMTNSVVTNSISKAKAVSQAVAGGVESVLGMSEDLVDHYLPMTEEELGKLATTVQGFGVASLEEQKRQRSYFVRLGSLSGRVRHRAYQHSLAKLQGFRHRTQDPLARLQLALRLIESVKQEVGQKLLEGQQKLHQLWVDWSLTQPKGTQVRTACQAEVEPRTLAMLRIITQQLQPAYHRLRLSIHGLPSSIQEAVSRATRHIHKLHSSFSRAMSFQDLSRTTLARSQDRVAEARRSLDVLFEFVTHNTPLNWIVGPFRAMAKVAQDSRRHKKEEMRCDRKLPKLEKAPLSQEMTKAPEELKGTNRLSEKWYEVLDKLEEQVGKDTEVALAAKEIKTSAAKEDL, from the exons ATGGACGCTGCCTGTGAGGCCAAGGAAGCGGTGGCTGATAAGGTCACTGAAGCTGTGGACCTCACTAAAAACGTTGTTGGGGACAGTGTCAAGCTGACCAGGTCTGTGGTCAGCTCCActgtcagcagtgctgtggaggCTGCCCAGGGTGCCAAGGAGCTGGTGACCAGCAAGGTGACAGAGGCTGTGGATGTCACCAAGCACATGGTGGAGGACAGTGTTGACAGGACCAAGTCTGCAGTTGCCTCTACGATTGTCAATGCGGTGGAGGCTGCCCAGGGGGCCAAGGAGCTGGTGACCAGCAAGGTGACAGAGGCTGTGGACCTCAGTAAGCACCTTGTGGAGGACAGTGTTGACAGAACCAAGTCTGCTGTGTCTTCCACCATCACTGCAGCTGtaggggctgcccagggagccaaGGAGCTGGTGACCAACAAGGTGACAGATGCTGTGGACAAGGTCACCAAAGCCGTGGATGTCACCAAGCACATGGTGGAGGACAGTGTTGACATGACCAAGTCTGCAGTTGCCTCCACGATTGTCAGCGCTGTGGAGGCTGCTCAAGGGGCCAAGGAGCTGGTGACAGACAAGGTGACCAAGGCAGTGGACCTCAGCAAACACATTGTAGAAGACAGTGTTGACCTGACCAAGTCTGCAGTTGCCTCTACGATTGTCAATGCGGTGGAGGCTGCCCAGGGGGCCAAGGAGCTGGTGGCCAGCAAGGTGACAGAGGCCGTGGATGTCACCAAGCACACGGTGGAGGACAGCATTGACAGGACCAAGTCTGCTGTTGCTTCCACCAtcactgcagctgtgggggctgcccagggggcCAAGGACCTGGTGGCCAACAAGGTGACTGAAGCAGTGGACCTGACCAAAGGGGCTGTTCAAGACAGCGTTGAGAAGACCAAATCTGTGGTCACCTCTACggtcagcacagctctggatgCTGCCTATGGAACCATCACCAGCAAGATCaacacagccctggagcagggcagggaggttCTCCAGGAGGGCGTGGAGATGACCAACTCAGTGGTGACCAACAGCATAAGCAAGGCCAAGGCAGTGAGCCAGGCAGTGGCTGGAGGTGTGGAATCTGTCCTGGGAATGTCAGAAGATCTGGTGGATCATTACCTCCCAATGACTGAGGAAGAGCTAG GTAAACTGGCCACCACGGTGCAGGGCTTTGGCGTGGCctccctggaggagcagaagagGCAGAGGAGTTACTTTGTGCGCCTGGGCTCGCTGTCGGGCCGCGTGCGGCACCGAGCCTACCAGCACTCCCTGGCCAAGCTGCAGGGCTTCAGGCACCGCACCCAGGACCCCCTGGCAcggctgcagctggcactgagaCTG ATTGAATCTGTGAAACAGGAGGTCGGCCAGAAGCTGCTGGAGGGGCAGCAGAAGCTCCATCAGCTGTGGGTGGACTGGAGCCTGACGCAGCCCAAAGGAACCCAAGTCAGAACGGCGTGCCAGGCAGAG GTGGAGCCGCGCACCCTGGCCATGCTGAGGATCatcacccagcagctgcagcccgcCTACCACCGCCTCAGGCTCAGCATCCACGgcctccccagcagcatccAGGAAGCCGTGTCTCGGGCCACAAGACACATCCACAAGCTccacagctccttttccagggCTATGTCCTTCCAGGACCTCTCCAGAACCACCCTGGCCCGCAGCCAGGACCGTGTGGCGGAGGCCCGCAGGTCCCTGGATGTCCTCTTTGAGTTTGTCACTCACAACACCCCTCTGAACTGGATTGTGGGGCCCTTCAGGGCCATGGCCAAGGTGGCACAGGACAGCAGAAGGCACaagaaggaagagatgaggTGTGATAGAAAATTACCCAAGTTGGAAAAGGCTCCGCTATCACAGGAGATGACAAAGGCACCTGAAGAGCTAAAGGGAACCAACAGGCTCTCAGAGAAATGGTATGAAGTGCTAGACAAGCTGGAGGAGCAGGTAGGGAAGGACACAGAGGTGGCCCTGGCTGCAAAGGAGATAAAAACCAGTGCAGCAAAGGAAGATCTCTGA
- the TICAM1 gene encoding TIR domain-containing adapter molecule 1: MAQSAELQPSFEDVFNILSQVPAEKLLSLKLKLKYLIPGPCSKLLQAMVLLTLGQETDARICLDALRDNEAARYVQQIKLGTAGVQENGEDLQPPQLDAGAVALLAQVYTVLAQEQLCSPEARDKACHASKDTQRGTSNNIPPKEQDNEGSAASGGSGDSFGTLRSHEDAGFPHTAGSHCMVRSSPVEIRGSSDLSGPRTLCSVGNSSLSSCLEISASPTVAFHTQPSVPECVPWPSRAGHPNGDTENHDPQESSWASTPSSAPPGQGTAAQGPQPEEVLQVSPCHPSPLPVPEPPLPSEPAQSSDVSSTVTEPHTAREKQHEKQDEKQLPADVPDSRAAVDTAPALTSIQGSYIPAAIPCNSASISTHSLPPPTYSFSSTLPPLQESPSKLSYPPPLPSSPSPARPPAPPAMDPAEPDGAKFFSFVVLHASEDELVAHEVKDLLESMGVPNGATLSEDFFIAGRSHMSCFQDAMENSAFIILLLTKNFACKLCLYHTDTALMQSILDPSKADSVIPFLPKANTLEDNKIPKMLSALLILDESSPLFSRQVQNTFKPKRISEKKAMWEQLQREKLQARWEQHQAQQNLAALSLGSPPWVPPAAAGPPGPSARPWCPPAPRDPPPAQRGPLPSQAQLPPGHYSLTPGQAPLIIQHASMVQIGNHNVMQVGTAPPGPGHSQEQPRHNL, translated from the coding sequence atgGCACAGAGcgctgagctgcagcccagctttgAGGACGTGTTCAACATCCTGTCCCAGGTCCCAGCAGAGAAACTGCTGAGCCTCAAACTCAAACTGAAGTACCTGATACCTGGGCCCTGCAGCAAGTTACTGCAAGCCATGGTCCTGCTCACTCTGGGGCAAGAAACGGATGCAAGAATTTGTCTGGATGCCTTGAGGGACAACGAGGCAGCCCGGTACGTCCAGCAGATCAaactgggcactgcaggagtGCAGGAAAACGGAGAGGATTTGCAGCCtccccagctggatgcaggtgctgtggcactgctggcacaggtgTACACGGTGCTGGCACAGGAACAGCTGTGCAGTCCTGAGGCCAGGGACAAAGCCTGCCACGCCAGCAAGGACACCCAGCGGGGGACATCCAACAACATCCCACCCAAGGAACAGGACAACgagggctctgcagccagcGGGGGCTCAGGGGACAGCTTTGGGACACTGAGATCCCATGAGGACGCAGGATTTCCCCACACAGCCGGCTCCCACTGCATGGTGAGGAGCTCACCAGTGGAGATCAGAGGCAGCTCAGACCTTTCAGGCCCACGGACCCTGTGCTCTGTGGGGAActcctccctgtccagctgtCTGGAGATCAGTGCATCACCAACAGTTGCTTTTCACACCCAGCCCTCTGTCCCTGAGTGTGTCCCCTGGCCCAGCCGTGCTGGACACCCcaatggggacacagagaaCCACGACCCACAGGAATCCAGCTGGGccagcacacccagctctgcccctcctgggcagggcacagctgctcaaGGGCCCCAGCcagaggaggtgctgcaggtcagtccctgtcaccccagccCTCTCCCCGTTCCTGAGCCACCACTGCCCTCAGAGCCTGCCCAAAGCAGTGACGTGTCCAGCACAGTGACAGAGCCTCACACAGCgagggaaaagcagcatgaAAAGCAGGATGAAAAGCAATTACCTGCTGATGTCCCTGACTCAAGGGCTGCAGTGGATACTGCCCCTGCCCTCACGTCCATACAGGGCTCCTACATTccagcagccattccctgtAACTCTGCTTCTATTTCAACccattcccttcctcctcctacTTATTCCTTCTCCTCaactcttcctcctcttcaggaATCTCCCTCCAAACTATCATATCCCCCTCCCCTGCCTTCATCCCCCTCTCCAGCCAGgcctcctgctcccccagccatGGATCCAGCAGAGCCAGATGGTGCCAAGTTCTTCTCGTTTGTTGTCCTGCACGCCAGTGAAGATGAGCTTGTGGCCCACGAGGTCAAGGACCTGCTGGAGAGCATGGGGGTGCCCAATGGTGCCACACTCAGCGAGGATTTCTTCATCGCCGGGCGCAGCCACATGAGCTGCTTCCAGGACGCCATGGAGAACTCTGCCTTCATCATCCTCCTGCTGACCAAGAACTTTGCCTGCAAGCTGTGCCTGTACcacacagacactgctctgATGCAGTCCATCCTGGACCCCTCCAAGGCAGACTCAGTCATCCCATTTCTACCCAAGGCAAACACTCTGGAGGACAACAAGATCCCCAAGATGCTCAGTGCGCTCCTCATCCTGGATGAGagctctcctctcttctccaggcaagTGCAGAACACGTTTAAGCCCAAGAGGATCAGTGAGAAGAAAGCcatgtgggagcagctgcagagggagaagcTCCAGGCACGCTGGGAACAGCACCAAGCCCAGCAGAACCTGGCTGCCCTGAGCCTGGGCTCCCCTCCCTGggtgcccccagcagcagcagggccaccagggccatCAGCCCgaccctggtgtccccctgcccccagggacccccctcCTGCTCAGAGGGGTCCTCTCCCTTCCCAAGCACAGCTGCCCCCAGGCCACTACAGCCTCACACCAGGCCAGGCACCCCTCATCATCCAACATGCCAGCATGGTTCAGATCGGGAACCACAACGTGATGCAGGTGGGAACTGCCCCACCtgggccagggcacagccaggagcaacCCAGGCACAACCTCTGA
- the LOC135458887 gene encoding perilipin-4-like isoform X1, translated as MLALLPTQECPDTIGDLCWETNTHSAAAEVSMASGKTPTPDLLKAEEQHTVSAVNRVTNLPLLNSAFNLVSSAYNQTKECHPCLSGVCSVAETVAAVAVGSVVGGAQPILSQLEPQIALVNEYACKGLDQLEENLPFLQQPADKVISDTKQLVATKVTSAMDAACEAKEAVADKVTEAVDLTKNVVGDSVKLTRSVVSSTVSSAVEAAQGAKELVTSKVTEAVDVTKHMVEDSVDRTKSAVASTIVNAVEAAQGAKELVTSKVTEAVDLSKHLVEDSVDRTKSAVSSTITAAVGAAQGAKELVTNKVTDAVDKVTKAVDVTKHMVEDSVDMTKSAVASTIVSAVEAAQGAKELVTDKVTKAVDLSKHIVEDSVDLTKSAVASTIVNAVEAAQGAKELVASKVTEAVDVTKHTVEDSIDRTKSAVASTITAAVGAAQGAKDLVANKVTEAVDLTKGAVQDSVEKTKSVVTSTVSTALDAAYGTITSKINTALEQGREVLQEGVEMTNSVVTNSISKAKAVSQAVAGGVESVLGMSEDLVDHYLPMTEEELGKLATTVQGFGVASLEEQKRQRSYFVRLGSLSGRVRHRAYQHSLAKLQGFRHRTQDPLARLQLALRLIESVKQEVGQKLLEGQQKLHQLWVDWSLTQPKGTQVRTACQAEVEPRTLAMLRIITQQLQPAYHRLRLSIHGLPSSIQEAVSRATRHIHKLHSSFSRAMSFQDLSRTTLARSQDRVAEARRSLDVLFEFVTHNTPLNWIVGPFRAMAKVAQDSRRHKKEEMRCDRKLPKLEKAPLSQEMTKAPEELKGTNRLSEKWYEVLDKLEEQVGKDTEVALAAKEIKTSAAKEDL; from the exons ATGCTGGCTTTATTACCAACACAGGAGTGTCCAGATACCATAGGAGATCTGTGCTGGGAGACCAATACTCATT cagctgcagctgaagtcAGTATGGCCTCAGGAAAGACCCCAACCCCAGACCTGCTgaaggctgaggagcagcacactGTG AGCGCTGTCAATCGAGTCACCAACCTGCCCTTGCTCAATTCTGCCTTCAACCTGGTCTCCTCTGCCTACAACCAGACCAAGGAGTGCCACCCCTGCCTCAGCGGTGTCTGCAGCGTGGCTGAGACCGTGGCAGCCGTGGCTGTGGGCAGCGTGGTCGGAGGGGCACAGCCCATCCTGAGCCAGCTCGAGCCACAGA TTGCTCTTGTGAATGAATATGCCTGTAAAGGTCTGGATCAGCTGGAGGAGAACttgcccttcctgcagcagccagcagacaAG gTGATCTCAGACACCAAGCAGCTGGTGGCCACCAAAGTGACATCTGCTATGGACGCTGCCTGTGAGGCCAAGGAAGCGGTGGCTGATAAGGTCACTGAAGCTGTGGACCTCACTAAAAACGTTGTTGGGGACAGTGTCAAGCTGACCAGGTCTGTGGTCAGCTCCActgtcagcagtgctgtggaggCTGCCCAGGGTGCCAAGGAGCTGGTGACCAGCAAGGTGACAGAGGCTGTGGATGTCACCAAGCACATGGTGGAGGACAGTGTTGACAGGACCAAGTCTGCAGTTGCCTCTACGATTGTCAATGCGGTGGAGGCTGCCCAGGGGGCCAAGGAGCTGGTGACCAGCAAGGTGACAGAGGCTGTGGACCTCAGTAAGCACCTTGTGGAGGACAGTGTTGACAGAACCAAGTCTGCTGTGTCTTCCACCATCACTGCAGCTGtaggggctgcccagggagccaaGGAGCTGGTGACCAACAAGGTGACAGATGCTGTGGACAAGGTCACCAAAGCCGTGGATGTCACCAAGCACATGGTGGAGGACAGTGTTGACATGACCAAGTCTGCAGTTGCCTCCACGATTGTCAGCGCTGTGGAGGCTGCTCAAGGGGCCAAGGAGCTGGTGACAGACAAGGTGACCAAGGCAGTGGACCTCAGCAAACACATTGTAGAAGACAGTGTTGACCTGACCAAGTCTGCAGTTGCCTCTACGATTGTCAATGCGGTGGAGGCTGCCCAGGGGGCCAAGGAGCTGGTGGCCAGCAAGGTGACAGAGGCCGTGGATGTCACCAAGCACACGGTGGAGGACAGCATTGACAGGACCAAGTCTGCTGTTGCTTCCACCAtcactgcagctgtgggggctgcccagggggcCAAGGACCTGGTGGCCAACAAGGTGACTGAAGCAGTGGACCTGACCAAAGGGGCTGTTCAAGACAGCGTTGAGAAGACCAAATCTGTGGTCACCTCTACggtcagcacagctctggatgCTGCCTATGGAACCATCACCAGCAAGATCaacacagccctggagcagggcagggaggttCTCCAGGAGGGCGTGGAGATGACCAACTCAGTGGTGACCAACAGCATAAGCAAGGCCAAGGCAGTGAGCCAGGCAGTGGCTGGAGGTGTGGAATCTGTCCTGGGAATGTCAGAAGATCTGGTGGATCATTACCTCCCAATGACTGAGGAAGAGCTAG GTAAACTGGCCACCACGGTGCAGGGCTTTGGCGTGGCctccctggaggagcagaagagGCAGAGGAGTTACTTTGTGCGCCTGGGCTCGCTGTCGGGCCGCGTGCGGCACCGAGCCTACCAGCACTCCCTGGCCAAGCTGCAGGGCTTCAGGCACCGCACCCAGGACCCCCTGGCAcggctgcagctggcactgagaCTG ATTGAATCTGTGAAACAGGAGGTCGGCCAGAAGCTGCTGGAGGGGCAGCAGAAGCTCCATCAGCTGTGGGTGGACTGGAGCCTGACGCAGCCCAAAGGAACCCAAGTCAGAACGGCGTGCCAGGCAGAG GTGGAGCCGCGCACCCTGGCCATGCTGAGGATCatcacccagcagctgcagcccgcCTACCACCGCCTCAGGCTCAGCATCCACGgcctccccagcagcatccAGGAAGCCGTGTCTCGGGCCACAAGACACATCCACAAGCTccacagctccttttccagggCTATGTCCTTCCAGGACCTCTCCAGAACCACCCTGGCCCGCAGCCAGGACCGTGTGGCGGAGGCCCGCAGGTCCCTGGATGTCCTCTTTGAGTTTGTCACTCACAACACCCCTCTGAACTGGATTGTGGGGCCCTTCAGGGCCATGGCCAAGGTGGCACAGGACAGCAGAAGGCACaagaaggaagagatgaggTGTGATAGAAAATTACCCAAGTTGGAAAAGGCTCCGCTATCACAGGAGATGACAAAGGCACCTGAAGAGCTAAAGGGAACCAACAGGCTCTCAGAGAAATGGTATGAAGTGCTAGACAAGCTGGAGGAGCAGGTAGGGAAGGACACAGAGGTGGCCCTGGCTGCAAAGGAGATAAAAACCAGTGCAGCAAAGGAAGATCTCTGA
- the LOC135458887 gene encoding perilipin-3-like isoform X2, whose amino-acid sequence MASGKTPTPDLLKAEEQHTVSAVNRVTNLPLLNSAFNLVSSAYNQTKECHPCLSGVCSVAETVAAVAVGSVVGGAQPILSQLEPQIALVNEYACKGLDQLEENLPFLQQPADKVISDTKQLVATKVTSAMDAACEAKEAVADKVTEAVDLTKNVVGDSVKLTRSVVSSTVSSAVEAAQGAKELVTSKVTEAVDVTKHMVEDSVDRTKSAVASTIVNAVEAAQGAKELVTSKVTEAVDLSKHLVEDSVDRTKSAVSSTITAAVGAAQGAKELVTNKVTDAVDKVTKAVDVTKHMVEDSVDMTKSAVASTIVSAVEAAQGAKELVTDKVTKAVDLSKHIVEDSVDLTKSAVASTIVNAVEAAQGAKELVASKVTEAVDVTKHTVEDSIDRTKSAVASTITAAVGAAQGAKDLVANKVTEAVDLTKGAVQDSVEKTKSVVTSTVSTALDAAYGTITSKINTALEQGREVLQEGVEMTNSVVTNSISKAKAVSQAVAGGVESVLGMSEDLVDHYLPMTEEELGKLATTVQGFGVASLEEQKRQRSYFVRLGSLSGRVRHRAYQHSLAKLQGFRHRTQDPLARLQLALRLIESVKQEVGQKLLEGQQKLHQLWVDWSLTQPKGTQVRTACQAEVEPRTLAMLRIITQQLQPAYHRLRLSIHGLPSSIQEAVSRATRHIHKLHSSFSRAMSFQDLSRTTLARSQDRVAEARRSLDVLFEFVTHNTPLNWIVGPFRAMAKVAQDSRRHKKEEMRCDRKLPKLEKAPLSQEMTKAPEELKGTNRLSEKWYEVLDKLEEQVGKDTEVALAAKEIKTSAAKEDL is encoded by the exons ATGGCCTCAGGAAAGACCCCAACCCCAGACCTGCTgaaggctgaggagcagcacactGTG AGCGCTGTCAATCGAGTCACCAACCTGCCCTTGCTCAATTCTGCCTTCAACCTGGTCTCCTCTGCCTACAACCAGACCAAGGAGTGCCACCCCTGCCTCAGCGGTGTCTGCAGCGTGGCTGAGACCGTGGCAGCCGTGGCTGTGGGCAGCGTGGTCGGAGGGGCACAGCCCATCCTGAGCCAGCTCGAGCCACAGA TTGCTCTTGTGAATGAATATGCCTGTAAAGGTCTGGATCAGCTGGAGGAGAACttgcccttcctgcagcagccagcagacaAG gTGATCTCAGACACCAAGCAGCTGGTGGCCACCAAAGTGACATCTGCTATGGACGCTGCCTGTGAGGCCAAGGAAGCGGTGGCTGATAAGGTCACTGAAGCTGTGGACCTCACTAAAAACGTTGTTGGGGACAGTGTCAAGCTGACCAGGTCTGTGGTCAGCTCCActgtcagcagtgctgtggaggCTGCCCAGGGTGCCAAGGAGCTGGTGACCAGCAAGGTGACAGAGGCTGTGGATGTCACCAAGCACATGGTGGAGGACAGTGTTGACAGGACCAAGTCTGCAGTTGCCTCTACGATTGTCAATGCGGTGGAGGCTGCCCAGGGGGCCAAGGAGCTGGTGACCAGCAAGGTGACAGAGGCTGTGGACCTCAGTAAGCACCTTGTGGAGGACAGTGTTGACAGAACCAAGTCTGCTGTGTCTTCCACCATCACTGCAGCTGtaggggctgcccagggagccaaGGAGCTGGTGACCAACAAGGTGACAGATGCTGTGGACAAGGTCACCAAAGCCGTGGATGTCACCAAGCACATGGTGGAGGACAGTGTTGACATGACCAAGTCTGCAGTTGCCTCCACGATTGTCAGCGCTGTGGAGGCTGCTCAAGGGGCCAAGGAGCTGGTGACAGACAAGGTGACCAAGGCAGTGGACCTCAGCAAACACATTGTAGAAGACAGTGTTGACCTGACCAAGTCTGCAGTTGCCTCTACGATTGTCAATGCGGTGGAGGCTGCCCAGGGGGCCAAGGAGCTGGTGGCCAGCAAGGTGACAGAGGCCGTGGATGTCACCAAGCACACGGTGGAGGACAGCATTGACAGGACCAAGTCTGCTGTTGCTTCCACCAtcactgcagctgtgggggctgcccagggggcCAAGGACCTGGTGGCCAACAAGGTGACTGAAGCAGTGGACCTGACCAAAGGGGCTGTTCAAGACAGCGTTGAGAAGACCAAATCTGTGGTCACCTCTACggtcagcacagctctggatgCTGCCTATGGAACCATCACCAGCAAGATCaacacagccctggagcagggcagggaggttCTCCAGGAGGGCGTGGAGATGACCAACTCAGTGGTGACCAACAGCATAAGCAAGGCCAAGGCAGTGAGCCAGGCAGTGGCTGGAGGTGTGGAATCTGTCCTGGGAATGTCAGAAGATCTGGTGGATCATTACCTCCCAATGACTGAGGAAGAGCTAG GTAAACTGGCCACCACGGTGCAGGGCTTTGGCGTGGCctccctggaggagcagaagagGCAGAGGAGTTACTTTGTGCGCCTGGGCTCGCTGTCGGGCCGCGTGCGGCACCGAGCCTACCAGCACTCCCTGGCCAAGCTGCAGGGCTTCAGGCACCGCACCCAGGACCCCCTGGCAcggctgcagctggcactgagaCTG ATTGAATCTGTGAAACAGGAGGTCGGCCAGAAGCTGCTGGAGGGGCAGCAGAAGCTCCATCAGCTGTGGGTGGACTGGAGCCTGACGCAGCCCAAAGGAACCCAAGTCAGAACGGCGTGCCAGGCAGAG GTGGAGCCGCGCACCCTGGCCATGCTGAGGATCatcacccagcagctgcagcccgcCTACCACCGCCTCAGGCTCAGCATCCACGgcctccccagcagcatccAGGAAGCCGTGTCTCGGGCCACAAGACACATCCACAAGCTccacagctccttttccagggCTATGTCCTTCCAGGACCTCTCCAGAACCACCCTGGCCCGCAGCCAGGACCGTGTGGCGGAGGCCCGCAGGTCCCTGGATGTCCTCTTTGAGTTTGTCACTCACAACACCCCTCTGAACTGGATTGTGGGGCCCTTCAGGGCCATGGCCAAGGTGGCACAGGACAGCAGAAGGCACaagaaggaagagatgaggTGTGATAGAAAATTACCCAAGTTGGAAAAGGCTCCGCTATCACAGGAGATGACAAAGGCACCTGAAGAGCTAAAGGGAACCAACAGGCTCTCAGAGAAATGGTATGAAGTGCTAGACAAGCTGGAGGAGCAGGTAGGGAAGGACACAGAGGTGGCCCTGGCTGCAAAGGAGATAAAAACCAGTGCAGCAAAGGAAGATCTCTGA